The following coding sequences lie in one Xiphophorus maculatus strain JP 163 A chromosome 4, X_maculatus-5.0-male, whole genome shotgun sequence genomic window:
- the LOC102223892 gene encoding SKI family transcriptional corepressor 1 homolog-B-like isoform X4, whose amino-acid sequence MESMPGHLGDAGRDASSSPSLKQDAQSFSGPNSLKPNQVSETSLYGVPIVCLVIDGKERLCLAQISNTLLKNYSYNEIHNRRVALGITCVQCTPVQLELLRRAGAMPISSRRCGMITKREAERLCKSFLGAHSPPKLPENFAFDVSHECAWGCRGSFIPARYNSSRAKCIKCSFCNMYFSPNKFIFHSHRTPESKYLQPDAANFNSWRRHLKLTEKKPSEDINHAWEDVKAMFNGGSRKRTLPMSGSGMSSSLKSQASSSLAPTSPPEIPHKTLRCDEEQGSNNLSLAGGARSYPVIPVPSKSFGMLQKIPTPLFPPHPYGFPSYGLCQKKSDGVTDGTKPSVPGVFWPGAKDSLYPAFPMFWPAAGGLPMPPYPGSPPKPPAERPGVRQAELDLSDQNDRGANTPKDTTPHPHHERSPSSQSSSTRNDEDKSGDEASQRKISYISAFRPVVKDAETIAKLYGNRDGFGARPGYLSPDFISESSSYRSASPDRDSVVDDEDDDVDVESNRGPEEEESVLISPGRDLQGSVALERVCSVPEEGQERPDGSSSPGAAGASPQGSSDEDRQMRNGSPLHEVYPHEKDGPVLLLNEPPSYGSKQSSRASGVHHMTETQAQRGSASYPEQKDRQGDGALRIDISVHERDLENMAKEELQKQLVEQVELRKKLEREFQHLKGMRGKK is encoded by the exons ATGGAGTCGATGCCCGGACATCTTGGAGACGCGGGACGAGACGCCAGCTCCTCCCCGAGTTTGAAGCAGGACGCTCAGAGCTTTTCCGGCCCAAACTCCCTCAAACCGAACCAAGTGAGTGAAACCTCCCTGTACGGGGTGCCCATCGTGTGTCTAGTCATAGATGGGAAAGAGAGACTCTGCCTGGCACAGATTTCCAACACCCTGCTGAAGAACTACAGCTACAACGAGATCCACAACCGCCGTGTGGCTCTGGGCATCACCTGCGTGCAGTGCACGCCCGTCCAGCTGGAGCTCCTGCGGCGCGCCGGGGCTATGCCCATCTCGTCCAGGCGCTGCGGCATGATCACCAAACGGGAGGCCGAGCGGCTCTGCAAGTCGTTCCTGGGGGCGCACAGCCCCCCGAAGCTGCCGGAGAATTTCGCCTTTGACGTGTCGCACGAGTGCGCGTGGGGCTGCAGAGGCAGCTTCATCCCCGCCAGATACAACAGCTCCAGGGCGAAGTGCATCAAATGCAGCTTTTGCAACATGTATTTCTCCCCGaataagtttatctttcactcCCACCGCACCCCGGAGTCCAAGTACCTGCAGCCGGACGCGGCCAACTTCAATTCGTGGAGACGGCACCTGAAACTGACGGAAAAGAAGCCGTCTGAGGATATAAACCACGCGTGGGAGGACGTTAAGGCCATGTTCAACGGGGGGAGCAGGAAAAGGACTCTGCCCATGAGCGGGTCGGGGATGTCCTCGTCGCTGAAATCGCAGGCCTCATCCAGCTTGGCTCCAACTAGCCCCCCTGAGATCCCTCACAAAACTTTACGGTGCGACGAGGAGCAGGGAAGCAATAACTTGAGCTTGGCTGGCGGCGCGCGGAGCTACCCGGTCATCCCGGTGCCCAGCAAGAGCTTCGGTATGCTCCAGAAGATCCCCACACCCCTGTTCCCTCCCCACCCGTATGGCTTCCCCAGCTACGGGCTGTGTCAGAAAAAGAGCGACGGGGTGACTGACGGCACCAAGCCCAGTGTTCCCGGGGTGTTTTGGCCCGGCGCAAAGGACTCCCTCTACCCAGCGTTCCCCATGTTCTGGCCCGCAGCCGGTGGGCTGCCCATGCCGCCCTATCCGGGCTCCCCGCCCAAGCCTCCGGCAGAGCGGCCGGGCGTCCGGCAAGCTGAGTTGGACCTGTCTGACCAAAACGACCGGGGCGCAAACACACCCAAAGACACAACCCCGCACCCCCACCACGAGCGCAGTcccagctcccagtcctcctcCACCAGGAACGACGAGGACAAGTCCGGGGACGAGGCCTCCCAGAGGAAGATCAGCTACATCTCGGCCTTCAGGCCCGTGGTGAAAGACGCGGAGACCATCGCCAAACTCTACGGCAACCGGGACGGGTTCGGCGCGCGCCCGGGCTACCTGTCCCCTGATTTCATCAGCGAGAGCTCCAGCTACAGGTCGGCTTCTCCGGATAGGGACAGCGTGGTGGACGACGAAGACGACGACGTGGACGTAGAGTCCAACCGGGGTCCGGAGGAAGAGGAGTCGGTCCTGATCTCCCCCGGTAGGGACCTGCAAGGGTCCGTCGCGCTCGAACGGGTCTGTTCTGTTCCTGAGGAGGGCCAGGAGCGGCCCGACGGCTCCTCCAGCCCCGGGGCAGCTGGGGCATCACCGCAGGGCTCGTCGGATGAGGACCGACAGATGCGCAACGGCTCCCCTCTTCATGAG GTGTACCCACATGAAAAGGACGGCCCGGTGCTCCTCCTGAACGAACCTCCTTCCTACGGCTCCAAGCAGTCCAGCAGAGCCAGCG GCGTCCATCACATGACCGAGACACAAGCGCAGCGCGGTTCAGCGTCCTATCCAGAGCAGAAGGACAGACAAG GTGATGGAGCTTTACGCATCGACATCAGCGTCCATGAGAGAGATCTGGAGAACATGGCCAAAG aggagctgcagaagcaGCTGGTGGAGCAAGTGGAGCTGAGGAAGAAGCTGGAGAGAGAATTTCAGCATCTGAAAGGTATGAGAGGCAAAAA ATAA
- the LOC102223892 gene encoding SKI family transcriptional corepressor 1 homolog-B-like isoform X3, whose protein sequence is MESMPGHLGDAGRDASSSPSLKQDAQSFSGPNSLKPNQVSETSLYGVPIVCLVIDGKERLCLAQISNTLLKNYSYNEIHNRRVALGITCVQCTPVQLELLRRAGAMPISSRRCGMITKREAERLCKSFLGAHSPPKLPENFAFDVSHECAWGCRGSFIPARYNSSRAKCIKCSFCNMYFSPNKFIFHSHRTPESKYLQPDAANFNSWRRHLKLTEKKPSEDINHAWEDVKAMFNGGSRKRTLPMSGSGMSSSLKSQASSSLAPTSPPEIPHKTLRCDEEQGSNNLSLAGGARSYPVIPVPSKSFGMLQKIPTPLFPPHPYGFPSYGLCQKKSDGVTDGTKPSVPGVFWPGAKDSLYPAFPMFWPAAGGLPMPPYPGSPPKPPAERPGVRQAELDLSDQNDRGANTPKDTTPHPHHERSPSSQSSSTRNDEDKSGDEASQRKISYISAFRPVVKDAETIAKLYGNRDGFGARPGYLSPDFISESSSYRSASPDRDSVVDDEDDDVDVESNRGPEEEESVLISPGRDLQGSVALERVCSVPEEGQERPDGSSSPGAAGASPQGSSDEDRQMRNGSPLHEVYPHEKDGPVLLLNEPPSYGSKQSSRASGVHHMTETQAQRGSASYPEQKDRQGDGALRIDISVHERDLENMAKEELQKQLVEQVELRKKLEREFQHLKDNFQDQMKRELSYREEMVQQLQIVRAHDALHHFSCKLLTPRQCTGACTFKPPLLPP, encoded by the exons ATGGAGTCGATGCCCGGACATCTTGGAGACGCGGGACGAGACGCCAGCTCCTCCCCGAGTTTGAAGCAGGACGCTCAGAGCTTTTCCGGCCCAAACTCCCTCAAACCGAACCAAGTGAGTGAAACCTCCCTGTACGGGGTGCCCATCGTGTGTCTAGTCATAGATGGGAAAGAGAGACTCTGCCTGGCACAGATTTCCAACACCCTGCTGAAGAACTACAGCTACAACGAGATCCACAACCGCCGTGTGGCTCTGGGCATCACCTGCGTGCAGTGCACGCCCGTCCAGCTGGAGCTCCTGCGGCGCGCCGGGGCTATGCCCATCTCGTCCAGGCGCTGCGGCATGATCACCAAACGGGAGGCCGAGCGGCTCTGCAAGTCGTTCCTGGGGGCGCACAGCCCCCCGAAGCTGCCGGAGAATTTCGCCTTTGACGTGTCGCACGAGTGCGCGTGGGGCTGCAGAGGCAGCTTCATCCCCGCCAGATACAACAGCTCCAGGGCGAAGTGCATCAAATGCAGCTTTTGCAACATGTATTTCTCCCCGaataagtttatctttcactcCCACCGCACCCCGGAGTCCAAGTACCTGCAGCCGGACGCGGCCAACTTCAATTCGTGGAGACGGCACCTGAAACTGACGGAAAAGAAGCCGTCTGAGGATATAAACCACGCGTGGGAGGACGTTAAGGCCATGTTCAACGGGGGGAGCAGGAAAAGGACTCTGCCCATGAGCGGGTCGGGGATGTCCTCGTCGCTGAAATCGCAGGCCTCATCCAGCTTGGCTCCAACTAGCCCCCCTGAGATCCCTCACAAAACTTTACGGTGCGACGAGGAGCAGGGAAGCAATAACTTGAGCTTGGCTGGCGGCGCGCGGAGCTACCCGGTCATCCCGGTGCCCAGCAAGAGCTTCGGTATGCTCCAGAAGATCCCCACACCCCTGTTCCCTCCCCACCCGTATGGCTTCCCCAGCTACGGGCTGTGTCAGAAAAAGAGCGACGGGGTGACTGACGGCACCAAGCCCAGTGTTCCCGGGGTGTTTTGGCCCGGCGCAAAGGACTCCCTCTACCCAGCGTTCCCCATGTTCTGGCCCGCAGCCGGTGGGCTGCCCATGCCGCCCTATCCGGGCTCCCCGCCCAAGCCTCCGGCAGAGCGGCCGGGCGTCCGGCAAGCTGAGTTGGACCTGTCTGACCAAAACGACCGGGGCGCAAACACACCCAAAGACACAACCCCGCACCCCCACCACGAGCGCAGTcccagctcccagtcctcctcCACCAGGAACGACGAGGACAAGTCCGGGGACGAGGCCTCCCAGAGGAAGATCAGCTACATCTCGGCCTTCAGGCCCGTGGTGAAAGACGCGGAGACCATCGCCAAACTCTACGGCAACCGGGACGGGTTCGGCGCGCGCCCGGGCTACCTGTCCCCTGATTTCATCAGCGAGAGCTCCAGCTACAGGTCGGCTTCTCCGGATAGGGACAGCGTGGTGGACGACGAAGACGACGACGTGGACGTAGAGTCCAACCGGGGTCCGGAGGAAGAGGAGTCGGTCCTGATCTCCCCCGGTAGGGACCTGCAAGGGTCCGTCGCGCTCGAACGGGTCTGTTCTGTTCCTGAGGAGGGCCAGGAGCGGCCCGACGGCTCCTCCAGCCCCGGGGCAGCTGGGGCATCACCGCAGGGCTCGTCGGATGAGGACCGACAGATGCGCAACGGCTCCCCTCTTCATGAG GTGTACCCACATGAAAAGGACGGCCCGGTGCTCCTCCTGAACGAACCTCCTTCCTACGGCTCCAAGCAGTCCAGCAGAGCCAGCG GCGTCCATCACATGACCGAGACACAAGCGCAGCGCGGTTCAGCGTCCTATCCAGAGCAGAAGGACAGACAAG GTGATGGAGCTTTACGCATCGACATCAGCGTCCATGAGAGAGATCTGGAGAACATGGCCAAAG aggagctgcagaagcaGCTGGTGGAGCAAGTGGAGCTGAGGAAGAAGCTGGAGAGAGAATTTCAGCATCTGAAAG ATAATTTCCAGGACCAAATGAAGCGTGAGCTGTCCTACAGAGAGGAAATggtccagcagctgcagattgTTCGAG CTCACGACGCCCTTCACCATTTCTCCTGCAAGCTGCTCACTCCCCGCCAGTGCACCGGAGCCTGCACCTTCAAGCCGCCACTGCTGCCCCCTTAG
- the LOC102223892 gene encoding SKI family transcriptional corepressor 1 homolog-B-like isoform X2 gives MESMPGHLGDAGRDASSSPSLKQDAQSFSGPNSLKPNQVSETSLYGVPIVCLVIDGKERLCLAQISNTLLKNYSYNEIHNRRVALGITCVQCTPVQLELLRRAGAMPISSRRCGMITKREAERLCKSFLGAHSPPKLPENFAFDVSHECAWGCRGSFIPARYNSSRAKCIKCSFCNMYFSPNKFIFHSHRTPESKYLQPDAANFNSWRRHLKLTEKKPSEDINHAWEDVKAMFNGGSRKRTLPMSGSGMSSSLKSQASSSLAPTSPPEIPHKTLRCDEEQGSNNLSLAGGARSYPVIPVPSKSFGMLQKIPTPLFPPHPYGFPSYGLCQKKSDGVTDGTKPSVPGVFWPGAKDSLYPAFPMFWPAAGGLPMPPYPGSPPKPPAERPGVRQAELDLSDQNDRGANTPKDTTPHPHHERSPSSQSSSTRNDEDKSGDEASQRKISYISAFRPVVKDAETIAKLYGNRDGFGARPGYLSPDFISESSSYRSASPDRDSVVDDEDDDVDVESNRGPEEEESVLISPGRDLQGSVALERVCSVPEEGQERPDGSSSPGAAGASPQGSSDEDRQMRNGSPLHEVYPHEKDGPVLLLNEPPSYGSKQSSRASGVHHMTETQAQRGSASYPEQKDRQGDGALRIDISVHERDLENMAKEELQKQLVEQVELRKKLEREFQHLKDNFQDQMKRELSYREEMVQQLQIVREAHDALHHFSCKLLTPRQCTGACTFKPPLLPP, from the exons ATGGAGTCGATGCCCGGACATCTTGGAGACGCGGGACGAGACGCCAGCTCCTCCCCGAGTTTGAAGCAGGACGCTCAGAGCTTTTCCGGCCCAAACTCCCTCAAACCGAACCAAGTGAGTGAAACCTCCCTGTACGGGGTGCCCATCGTGTGTCTAGTCATAGATGGGAAAGAGAGACTCTGCCTGGCACAGATTTCCAACACCCTGCTGAAGAACTACAGCTACAACGAGATCCACAACCGCCGTGTGGCTCTGGGCATCACCTGCGTGCAGTGCACGCCCGTCCAGCTGGAGCTCCTGCGGCGCGCCGGGGCTATGCCCATCTCGTCCAGGCGCTGCGGCATGATCACCAAACGGGAGGCCGAGCGGCTCTGCAAGTCGTTCCTGGGGGCGCACAGCCCCCCGAAGCTGCCGGAGAATTTCGCCTTTGACGTGTCGCACGAGTGCGCGTGGGGCTGCAGAGGCAGCTTCATCCCCGCCAGATACAACAGCTCCAGGGCGAAGTGCATCAAATGCAGCTTTTGCAACATGTATTTCTCCCCGaataagtttatctttcactcCCACCGCACCCCGGAGTCCAAGTACCTGCAGCCGGACGCGGCCAACTTCAATTCGTGGAGACGGCACCTGAAACTGACGGAAAAGAAGCCGTCTGAGGATATAAACCACGCGTGGGAGGACGTTAAGGCCATGTTCAACGGGGGGAGCAGGAAAAGGACTCTGCCCATGAGCGGGTCGGGGATGTCCTCGTCGCTGAAATCGCAGGCCTCATCCAGCTTGGCTCCAACTAGCCCCCCTGAGATCCCTCACAAAACTTTACGGTGCGACGAGGAGCAGGGAAGCAATAACTTGAGCTTGGCTGGCGGCGCGCGGAGCTACCCGGTCATCCCGGTGCCCAGCAAGAGCTTCGGTATGCTCCAGAAGATCCCCACACCCCTGTTCCCTCCCCACCCGTATGGCTTCCCCAGCTACGGGCTGTGTCAGAAAAAGAGCGACGGGGTGACTGACGGCACCAAGCCCAGTGTTCCCGGGGTGTTTTGGCCCGGCGCAAAGGACTCCCTCTACCCAGCGTTCCCCATGTTCTGGCCCGCAGCCGGTGGGCTGCCCATGCCGCCCTATCCGGGCTCCCCGCCCAAGCCTCCGGCAGAGCGGCCGGGCGTCCGGCAAGCTGAGTTGGACCTGTCTGACCAAAACGACCGGGGCGCAAACACACCCAAAGACACAACCCCGCACCCCCACCACGAGCGCAGTcccagctcccagtcctcctcCACCAGGAACGACGAGGACAAGTCCGGGGACGAGGCCTCCCAGAGGAAGATCAGCTACATCTCGGCCTTCAGGCCCGTGGTGAAAGACGCGGAGACCATCGCCAAACTCTACGGCAACCGGGACGGGTTCGGCGCGCGCCCGGGCTACCTGTCCCCTGATTTCATCAGCGAGAGCTCCAGCTACAGGTCGGCTTCTCCGGATAGGGACAGCGTGGTGGACGACGAAGACGACGACGTGGACGTAGAGTCCAACCGGGGTCCGGAGGAAGAGGAGTCGGTCCTGATCTCCCCCGGTAGGGACCTGCAAGGGTCCGTCGCGCTCGAACGGGTCTGTTCTGTTCCTGAGGAGGGCCAGGAGCGGCCCGACGGCTCCTCCAGCCCCGGGGCAGCTGGGGCATCACCGCAGGGCTCGTCGGATGAGGACCGACAGATGCGCAACGGCTCCCCTCTTCATGAG GTGTACCCACATGAAAAGGACGGCCCGGTGCTCCTCCTGAACGAACCTCCTTCCTACGGCTCCAAGCAGTCCAGCAGAGCCAGCG GCGTCCATCACATGACCGAGACACAAGCGCAGCGCGGTTCAGCGTCCTATCCAGAGCAGAAGGACAGACAAG GTGATGGAGCTTTACGCATCGACATCAGCGTCCATGAGAGAGATCTGGAGAACATGGCCAAAG aggagctgcagaagcaGCTGGTGGAGCAAGTGGAGCTGAGGAAGAAGCTGGAGAGAGAATTTCAGCATCTGAAAG ATAATTTCCAGGACCAAATGAAGCGTGAGCTGTCCTACAGAGAGGAAATggtccagcagctgcagattgTTCGAG AAGCTCACGACGCCCTTCACCATTTCTCCTGCAAGCTGCTCACTCCCCGCCAGTGCACCGGAGCCTGCACCTTCAAGCCGCCACTGCTGCCCCCTTAG
- the LOC102223892 gene encoding SKI family transcriptional corepressor 1 homolog-B-like isoform X1 has protein sequence MESMPGHLGDAGRDASSSPSLKQDAQSFSGPNSLKPNQVSETSLYGVPIVCLVIDGKERLCLAQISNTLLKNYSYNEIHNRRVALGITCVQCTPVQLELLRRAGAMPISSRRCGMITKREAERLCKSFLGAHSPPKLPENFAFDVSHECAWGCRGSFIPARYNSSRAKCIKCSFCNMYFSPNKFIFHSHRTPESKYLQPDAANFNSWRRHLKLTEKKPSEDINHAWEDVKAMFNGGSRKRTLPMSGSGMSSSLKSQASSSLAPTSPPEIPHKTLRCDEEQGSNNLSLAGGARSYPVIPVPSKSFGMLQKIPTPLFPPHPYGFPSYGLCQKKSDGVTDGTKPSVPGVFWPGAKDSLYPAFPMFWPAAGGLPMPPYPGSPPKPPAERPGVRQAELDLSDQNDRGANTPKDTTPHPHHERSPSSQSSSTRNDEDKSGDEASQRKISYISAFRPVVKDAETIAKLYGNRDGFGARPGYLSPDFISESSSYRSASPDRDSVVDDEDDDVDVESNRGPEEEESVLISPGRDLQGSVALERVCSVPEEGQERPDGSSSPGAAGASPQGSSDEDRQMRNGSPLHEVYPHEKDGPVLLLNEPPSYGSKQSSRASGVHHMTETQAQRGSASYPEQKDRQGDGALRIDISVHERDLENMAKEELQKQLVEQVELRKKLEREFQHLKDNFQDQMKRELSYREEMVQQLQIVRDTLCSELDQERKARYAIQQKLKGKFDLAHREKTIFTFYPQAQKIYASATFFLSLLLLFFSQPLLSSVVSIYCKEELKCSLSFFTPVSSRCSQWWKAPLATIFIPLFYSGWKVFLL, from the exons ATGGAGTCGATGCCCGGACATCTTGGAGACGCGGGACGAGACGCCAGCTCCTCCCCGAGTTTGAAGCAGGACGCTCAGAGCTTTTCCGGCCCAAACTCCCTCAAACCGAACCAAGTGAGTGAAACCTCCCTGTACGGGGTGCCCATCGTGTGTCTAGTCATAGATGGGAAAGAGAGACTCTGCCTGGCACAGATTTCCAACACCCTGCTGAAGAACTACAGCTACAACGAGATCCACAACCGCCGTGTGGCTCTGGGCATCACCTGCGTGCAGTGCACGCCCGTCCAGCTGGAGCTCCTGCGGCGCGCCGGGGCTATGCCCATCTCGTCCAGGCGCTGCGGCATGATCACCAAACGGGAGGCCGAGCGGCTCTGCAAGTCGTTCCTGGGGGCGCACAGCCCCCCGAAGCTGCCGGAGAATTTCGCCTTTGACGTGTCGCACGAGTGCGCGTGGGGCTGCAGAGGCAGCTTCATCCCCGCCAGATACAACAGCTCCAGGGCGAAGTGCATCAAATGCAGCTTTTGCAACATGTATTTCTCCCCGaataagtttatctttcactcCCACCGCACCCCGGAGTCCAAGTACCTGCAGCCGGACGCGGCCAACTTCAATTCGTGGAGACGGCACCTGAAACTGACGGAAAAGAAGCCGTCTGAGGATATAAACCACGCGTGGGAGGACGTTAAGGCCATGTTCAACGGGGGGAGCAGGAAAAGGACTCTGCCCATGAGCGGGTCGGGGATGTCCTCGTCGCTGAAATCGCAGGCCTCATCCAGCTTGGCTCCAACTAGCCCCCCTGAGATCCCTCACAAAACTTTACGGTGCGACGAGGAGCAGGGAAGCAATAACTTGAGCTTGGCTGGCGGCGCGCGGAGCTACCCGGTCATCCCGGTGCCCAGCAAGAGCTTCGGTATGCTCCAGAAGATCCCCACACCCCTGTTCCCTCCCCACCCGTATGGCTTCCCCAGCTACGGGCTGTGTCAGAAAAAGAGCGACGGGGTGACTGACGGCACCAAGCCCAGTGTTCCCGGGGTGTTTTGGCCCGGCGCAAAGGACTCCCTCTACCCAGCGTTCCCCATGTTCTGGCCCGCAGCCGGTGGGCTGCCCATGCCGCCCTATCCGGGCTCCCCGCCCAAGCCTCCGGCAGAGCGGCCGGGCGTCCGGCAAGCTGAGTTGGACCTGTCTGACCAAAACGACCGGGGCGCAAACACACCCAAAGACACAACCCCGCACCCCCACCACGAGCGCAGTcccagctcccagtcctcctcCACCAGGAACGACGAGGACAAGTCCGGGGACGAGGCCTCCCAGAGGAAGATCAGCTACATCTCGGCCTTCAGGCCCGTGGTGAAAGACGCGGAGACCATCGCCAAACTCTACGGCAACCGGGACGGGTTCGGCGCGCGCCCGGGCTACCTGTCCCCTGATTTCATCAGCGAGAGCTCCAGCTACAGGTCGGCTTCTCCGGATAGGGACAGCGTGGTGGACGACGAAGACGACGACGTGGACGTAGAGTCCAACCGGGGTCCGGAGGAAGAGGAGTCGGTCCTGATCTCCCCCGGTAGGGACCTGCAAGGGTCCGTCGCGCTCGAACGGGTCTGTTCTGTTCCTGAGGAGGGCCAGGAGCGGCCCGACGGCTCCTCCAGCCCCGGGGCAGCTGGGGCATCACCGCAGGGCTCGTCGGATGAGGACCGACAGATGCGCAACGGCTCCCCTCTTCATGAG GTGTACCCACATGAAAAGGACGGCCCGGTGCTCCTCCTGAACGAACCTCCTTCCTACGGCTCCAAGCAGTCCAGCAGAGCCAGCG GCGTCCATCACATGACCGAGACACAAGCGCAGCGCGGTTCAGCGTCCTATCCAGAGCAGAAGGACAGACAAG GTGATGGAGCTTTACGCATCGACATCAGCGTCCATGAGAGAGATCTGGAGAACATGGCCAAAG aggagctgcagaagcaGCTGGTGGAGCAAGTGGAGCTGAGGAAGAAGCTGGAGAGAGAATTTCAGCATCTGAAAG ATAATTTCCAGGACCAAATGAAGCGTGAGCTGTCCTACAGAGAGGAAATggtccagcagctgcagattgTTCGAG acaCTTTGTGCAGCGAGTTGGACCAAGAGAGAAAGGCTCGTTATGCAATACAGCAGAAGCTAAAAGGTAAATTTGATCTGGCCCACAGGGAGAAaacaatattcacattttacCCACAAGCTCAAAAAATATATGCAagtgctactttttttttatcattattattattatttttcagtcaGCCTCTCCTTTCATCGGTGGTCAGTATTTACTGTAAGGAAGAGTTAAAGTGCAGCCTCTCATTTTTCACGCCTGTCTCCAGTCGGTGCTCACAGTGGTGGAAAGCACCGTTGGCCACAATATTCATTCCTTTGTTTTATAGCGGCTGGAAAGTATTTTTACTGTga